A genome region from Leifsonia sp. Root112D2 includes the following:
- a CDS encoding UxaA family hydrolase, whose protein sequence is MTSLAPSALPLGEVALHLDPHDEVAVALRALDAGTVIELGGGTQITLATDIPRSHKFALVPIAAGEQLHKYGQSIGRATAAIATGDHVHSHNLGMDDTDRQHEFGTARTTLAMPDGPIPTFRGYPRANGKTGTRNYIGILTSVNCSATAANLIADAFRGFALDEFENVDGVMALTHQSGCGLVPTSEGAQTLMRTLHGYARHPNFGGLLVVGLGCEMVPVESLVTDQDIPDDTLISTMNIQGEGGVRATVKEGIARIRAMLPELNKRQRVATPVSELVLGLNCGGSDGFSGITANPALGVASDRLVAWGGTSILAETPEVFGAEHLLTRRAVTPAVGQKLLDRIEWWEGYAAQGGGSLDNNPSPGNKAGGLTTILEKSLGAVAKGGRADLSAVYEYAEPVTERGFVFMDTPGYDPVSVTGIVAGGATVVCFTTGRGSVFGAKPTPSIKLATNTETYERMSDDMDLNAGRIVDGTASLAEVGDEIFELIIRVASGEQTVSEELGIGQEEFVPWQFGTVT, encoded by the coding sequence ATGACTTCACTCGCCCCCTCGGCACTACCGCTCGGCGAGGTCGCCCTGCACCTCGACCCGCACGACGAGGTGGCTGTGGCGCTGCGTGCGCTCGACGCCGGCACCGTGATCGAGCTCGGCGGTGGCACCCAGATCACCCTGGCCACCGACATCCCGCGCAGCCACAAGTTCGCCCTCGTTCCCATCGCGGCCGGTGAGCAGCTGCACAAGTACGGTCAGTCGATCGGCCGGGCGACGGCCGCGATCGCCACGGGCGACCACGTGCACAGCCACAATTTGGGCATGGACGACACCGACCGCCAGCACGAGTTCGGCACCGCCCGCACGACCCTCGCGATGCCAGACGGCCCAATCCCCACCTTCCGCGGCTACCCGCGCGCCAACGGCAAGACGGGCACGCGCAACTACATCGGCATCCTCACCTCGGTGAACTGCTCGGCCACGGCGGCCAATCTCATCGCGGATGCCTTCCGCGGCTTCGCCCTCGACGAGTTCGAGAACGTCGACGGCGTCATGGCTCTCACCCACCAGAGCGGATGCGGGCTGGTTCCGACCAGCGAGGGCGCGCAGACGCTCATGCGCACCCTGCACGGTTACGCCAGGCACCCCAACTTCGGCGGCCTGCTCGTGGTCGGCCTCGGCTGCGAGATGGTGCCCGTCGAGTCGCTCGTGACTGATCAGGACATTCCGGATGACACGCTCATCTCCACCATGAACATTCAGGGCGAGGGCGGCGTGCGCGCCACCGTGAAGGAGGGCATCGCCCGCATTCGCGCGATGCTGCCCGAACTCAACAAGCGGCAGCGGGTGGCGACGCCGGTCTCCGAGCTCGTTCTCGGCCTCAACTGCGGTGGATCCGACGGGTTCTCCGGCATCACCGCCAATCCGGCGCTGGGTGTCGCATCCGACCGCCTGGTGGCCTGGGGAGGCACCTCGATTCTGGCCGAGACCCCCGAGGTCTTCGGTGCCGAGCACCTGCTCACCCGCCGCGCCGTCACCCCCGCCGTGGGGCAGAAGCTGCTCGACCGCATCGAATGGTGGGAAGGTTACGCGGCGCAGGGCGGCGGCAGCCTCGACAACAACCCCTCACCCGGCAACAAGGCCGGCGGACTCACCACCATCCTCGAGAAGTCGCTCGGGGCGGTGGCCAAGGGCGGTCGCGCCGACCTGTCGGCGGTCTACGAATACGCCGAGCCCGTGACAGAACGCGGTTTCGTGTTCATGGACACCCCTGGCTACGACCCGGTCTCGGTGACCGGCATCGTCGCGGGCGGCGCGACGGTTGTCTGCTTCACGACCGGCCGCGGCTCGGTCTTCGGGGCCAAGCCAACGCCATCCATCAAGCTGGCGACCAATACCGAGACGTACGAGCGGATGTCTGACGACATGGATCTCAACGCGGGTCGCATTGTCGATGGCACGGCTTCGCTGGCCGAGGTAGGCGACGAGATCTTCGAGCTCATCATCCGCGTCGCCTCCGGCGAGCAGACCGTGAGCGAGGAACTCGGCATCGGCCAGGAGGAGTTCGTCCCCTGGCAGTTCGGCACCGTCACCTGA